Below is a window of Candidatus Nezhaarchaeota archaeon DNA.
GCATACTATAGACGCGCTTATGACGTAAATAATCGATGCATCATTAATGGAGTCAGGCATGCCTTGCATTATGTCCAGCTCAAGTTAACCAAACTAGCGTTAGCCAACTCTAAGTATGTGGCCAATTTATTGAAGGAGGTAAGCGTCAACGCTAAAGTGCTTCATCCTCCCGTAAGGTCGAGAGAAATAATGCAATATACATTAGGAGCTAAATGGACTGACAAAAAAGAATTGATTGTAACCACCGCTAGGATTTCCCCCGGAAAACAGCTTGAGTTCTTGCCATTAATAGCTTCTAAGGTTAAAAGCGTGAAATTCGTGTTGGCAGGCTCTCTAGCCGATAAAAACTATTATGCAAGGTTGCTAAGATTGAAGCGTGTTTTCCATGCCGATAACCTCAGCATATTAACAAACCTCAGCAAGAGTGAGCTATATAAATTGCTCAGCAAAGCTAGAATTTACCTCCACACAGCTCACCACGAACAGTTTGGAATAGCCATTGTTGAAGGTATGGCCGCTGGTTGTGTACCAATAGTACATAGAAGCGGCGG
It encodes the following:
- a CDS encoding glycosyltransferase; this translates as AYYRRAYDVNNRCIINGVRHALHYVQLKLTKLALANSKYVANLLKEVSVNAKVLHPPVRSREIMQYTLGAKWTDKKELIVTTARISPGKQLEFLPLIASKVKSVKFVLAGSLADKNYYARLLRLKRVFHADNLSILTNLSKSELYKLLSKARIYLHTAHHEQFGIAIVEGMAAGCVPIVHRSGGPYYDVLDEKEGLYGFSYNDVEEAAHVIEESTHRTNEWREVGERARLRSLKFDESLFSLKVRRVIGSMLGYSSWE